Proteins co-encoded in one Phycodurus eques isolate BA_2022a chromosome 21, UOR_Pequ_1.1, whole genome shotgun sequence genomic window:
- the LOC133396821 gene encoding xin actin-binding repeat-containing protein 1-like — protein sequence MNGPQENKAPQLQPPKTINDKWERSLPEICLSRSKSMGNLQNNSNGSIGSLKARFESRNKPASNFKLADEVRPSRDAKPVMDGEIKKLAGEQKAAHPSKSDAKEGNAPQKVVMQTQTERKKTIGGTNVERTVISEADEKQRSVADFRENSFVQEREKLCVSVKALSALYLSKVATQEAKLRVLKPAQDQPSETGKQVKQIKMAEESLLKREDHCRLGPEDNPETQSQQFLLSQTCKERLYQQRQKCELRRLLKHTHPELKMLDEVVDEELAEVLSSETEVTADETGYEGEVRSRRLIFENCSQSDKLSVYTPKMHMSEEIVEKSNISKTSAVFEHPDKRPSVDQTVASSPKPSKECEEDVIRIDVQATRKIFESPCVDTPQSSPDNVQGKVFTPGALTGLVQKQGREKCDHQNLQHQEKSSNVNWTEQPKQRLCDFNHSTVKVDDESSSLEVKEEHKDSIKPRASLMQNNPFISKNIEHFYAHMAKPKITADDDCAAKVKNKAHLFESMPFDKIRHQNKDETMVEALKESLSFLHHFNVIHADGSIIEVNETMRAKKAKYALSESGAEIIYNEVSEGNFQNLILRVLPRANLKPQVTYLTEACSGGIKRTLVNVPVHPHQFTGRQDTKCNTANVVQLVEDILNQDNSLRKGAIIQEVSDKSADIIVYSLHKYCPREYLARANERISPLISPDSICQESVSPEVTMKRFKSCIEKADLEDLETLQAKSVVEEQEVPLKQMMGQCTDTDPEQRGDLADEDSSEKQHGEEEIVFQGKLKSALDSLEKSNINVTRGDFKAAMIYRNSSKPSKEIVKNAAVFPDKTINQDVCALASQTQVCPKKVIEAGTSTANAKSISPAPQKSRRPVGPKPTIPPKPDHLKIKLQKKHSNNTENSLKLLIDKNYTDTAKQTEIMSKINTGIESEHDVVSHRRLGEGLQNPQDFPKQQLHGSLIPMGKNDKDNLQGEIKEPAQRKVFQDILIKEKMTETEEAHLDFNEACKKLGSTNDLPKKRPLIKPKRVKIAQCDNQMSTIPAQVGAEPQPPLLCAVIQGNKKDAKDEQEIKQEGKVELRAKKGRTETEDERRQRLSVHMDEILRGNTEAAVEIFDNLRKQEELRGILSRVEEIGEDTSKVDVRSLRKVFENVPDWVVPSNKKKLKQVKAEHKEETKTPLATASKSSMAHVFGDLERASEEIMTLKEQTLARLVDIEEAIKKALYSVSTLKSESDITGLSCLFKESLGSVQRSPASGNISRISIGSGKMASLQIKEDPTAPPGGQNASAERTPKFREGPQCTPAFISIQSASRKSDKPEPLPKETTICPTCQHSPEKFRSAKLFQCNGPALNREEPADCFPQREISVLEVQTDLEGSRILGTKTVTENYERTETHGNRIYSSTTSTVVTTQPETKTSITDLKPALHQLATYPEVLLPVNQNP from the exons ATGAAAAACAGAGATCAGTCGCCGACTTCAGAGAAAACTCCTTTGTCCAAGAGAGGGAGAAACTGTGTGTTTCTGTCAAAGCTTTGTCTGCGCTCTATCTGTCCAAAGTGGCAACTCAGGAAGCAAAGCTGAGAGTTTTAAAACCG GCACAAGATCAGCCATCTGAAACTGGGAAACaagtgaaacaaataaaa ATGGCCGAAGAAAGCCTACTAAAAAGAGAAGACCACTGTCGGCTAGGACCAGAGGACAACCCTGAGACACAGTCACAACAATTCTTGCTATCCCAAACGTGCAAAGAAAGGCTGTACCAACAGCGGCAAAAATGTGAGCTGAGAAGACTCCTGAAGCACACGCACCCCGAGCTGAAGATGCTGGATGAGGTCGTAGACGAGGAGCTTGCTGAGGTCTTGAGCTCGGAGACGGAGGTGACAGCTGATGAAACAGGATATGAGGGAGAGGTCCGCTCCAGACGGCTGATATTCGAGAACTGTTCCCAGAGTGATAAACTGTCAGTTTACACCCCCAAGATGCATATGTCTGAGGAAATAGTTGAAAAAAGCAACATCAGTAAAACATCAGCTGTTTTTGAGCACCCAGACAAGAGGCCTTCTGTTGATCAAACAGTGGCCTCAAGTCCCAAGCCCAGCAAAGAGTGTGAGGAGGATGTTATCAGAATAGATGTCCAGGCAACCAGAAAGATATTTGAGAGTCCGTGTGTGGACACACCACAGTCAAGTCCAGATAACGTTCAGGGTAAGGTTTTCACTCCTGGTGCTTTGACTGGCTTAGTCCAAAAACAAGGGAGGGAGAAATGTGACCACCAGAATCTACAGCACCAAGAAAAATCCAGCAATGTGAATTGGACAGAACAACCCAAACAAAGGCTATGCGATTTTAATCATAGCACAGTGAAGGTAGATGATGAATCATCCAGTCTTGAAGTTAAAGAAGAACATAAGGACAGTATAAAACCCAGGGCATCTCTTATGCAAAACAATCCATTCATATCTAAAAACATAGAACATTTCTATGCCCATATGGCAAAACCCAAAATAACAGCAGATGATGACTGTGCCGCCAAGGTCAAGAATAAAGCCCATTTGTTTGAATCCATGCCATTTGACAAAATCAGACATCAAAACAAGGACGAGACAATGGTAGAGGCACTCAAGGAATCACTGAGCTTTCTTCATCACTTTAACGTCATTCATGCAGATGGCTCGATCATCGAGGTGAACGAGACCATGCGAGCTAAAAAGGCCAAGTACGCATTATCAGAGAGTGGAGCCGAGATCATTTATAATGAGGTGTCTGAAGGTAATTTTCAAAATCTCATACTCCGTGTGCTACCACGAGCAAACCTAAAGCCTCAGGTCACTTACTTAACGGAGGCCTGTAGTGGAGGCATTAAAAGAACGTTGGTCAACGTACCCGTACACCCGCATCAGTTCACTGGTAGGCAGGACACAAAGTGTAACACTGCCAATGTGGTTCAACTTGTGGAGGATATTCTTAATCAAGACAACTCTCTGAGGAAAGGAGCGATTATCCAGGAGGTCTCTGACAAATCTGCAGACATTATTGTTTACTCCCTCCACAAGTATTGTCCTCGAGAGTATTTGGCAAGAGCGAATGAAAGAATATCACCCCTAATCTCTCCAGACAGCATCTGTCAAGAATCTGTCAGCCCTGAAGTGACAATGAAGCGATTTAAGAGTTGTATTGAAAAGGCCGACTTGGAGGATCTGGAAACTCTTCAGGCAAAGTCAGTGGTTGAAGAACAGGAAGTTCCTCTTAAACAGATGATGGGACAATGCACTGATACTGATCCTGAACAGAGAGGTGATCTTGCAGATGAGG ATAGTTCAGAAAAACAACATGGGGAAGAGGAAATTGTCTTTCAGGGTAAGCTCAAATCAGCATTGGATTCCTTAGAGAAGTCCAACATTAATGTCACCAGAGGAGATTTCAAAGCAGCTATGATATACCGGAACTCCTCAAAACCTTCCaaagaaattgtgaaaaatgcagCAGTTTTTCCTGATAAGACAATCAACCAAGATGTTTGTGCTTTGGCATCCCAAActcaagtgtgtccaaaaaaggTCATCGAAGCGGGAACAAGTACTGCGAATGCAAAGTCAATCAGCCCTGCACCGCAGAAAAGTAGAAGACCTGTTGGACCAAAGCCAACCATCCCTCCAAAGcctgatcatttgaaaatcaaactacaaaaaaaacattcaaacaacacAGAAAACTCATTAAAGCTATTAATAGATAAAAATTATACAGATACTGCCAAACAAACTGAAATTATGTCTAAAATAAACACTGGTATAGAGTCAGAACATGATGTAGTGAGCCACAGAAGGTTGGGTGAAGGATTACAAAACCCTCAGGATTTTCCCAAACAACAACTCCATGGCTCACTTATCCCCATGggtaaaaatgacaaagacaacCTGCAAGGAGAGATAAAGGAACCAGCCCAGCGGAAAGTCTTCCAGGACATCCtgatcaaagaaaagatgactGAAACAGAGGAAGCCCATTTAGATTTCAATGAGGCATGCAAAAAATTAGGGAGCACAAATGATCTTCCAAAAAAGAGACCTCTTATTAAACCCAAAAGAGTGAAAATAGCTCAATGTGACAATCAAATGTCAACCATTCCTGCACAGGTAGGTGCAGAACCACAACCTCCGTTACTCTGTGCAGTAATCCAAGGCAACAAAAAAGATGCTAAAGATGAGCAAGAAATTAAACAGGAAGGCAAGGTCGAGTTGAGGGCAAAGAAGGGAAGGACGGAGACGGAGGATGAACGCCGTCAGCGTCTGTCGGTCCACATGGACGAGATCTTGCGGGGCAACACAGAGGCTGCCGTGGAGATTTTCGACAACTTGCGAAAGCAAGAGGAGCTGCGGGGCATCCTCAGTCGAGTTGAAGAGATCGGGGAGGACACGAGCAAGGTTGACGTGAGGTCGCTCCGAAAAGTGTTCGAGAACGTCCCCGACTGGGTGGTACCCTCAAACAAAAAGAAGCTAAAGCAAGTGAAAGCAGAACACAAAGAGGAGACAAAGACGCCATTAGCAACAGCGAGTAAATCCTCGATGGCACATGTTTTTGGAGATCTCGAAAGAGCCAGTGAGGAAATTATGACTCTTAAGGAACAGACGTTAGCACGGCTTGTTGACATTGAGGAAGCCATAAAGAAGGCGCTTTATTCTGTCTCTACTTTAAAATCAGAGTCTGATATTACTGGTCTATCATGCCTGTTCAAGGAGTCGTTAGGAAGTGTGCAACGATCCCCTGCGTCTGGTAACATTAGCAGAATAAGCATCGGCTCAGGCAAAATGGCATCCCTGCAGATAAAAGAAGACCCCACAGCTCCACCTGGTGGCCAGAATGCAAGCGCTGAAAGAACCCCAAAGTTCAGAGAAGGTCCTCAATGTACACCCGCTTTCATCTCTATTCAGTCAGCTTCTAGAAAGTCAGACAAACCAGAACCTCTGCCCAAAGAGACTACAATCTGCCCAACTTGCCAGCACAGCCCAGAGAAATTCCGCTCGGCCAAACTGTTTCAGTGCAACGGCCCTGCTCTAAACAGAGAAGAGCCCGCTGACTGCTTCCCGCAACGAGAGATCAGTGTACTCGAGGTACAAACGGACCTGGAGGGGAGCAGAATCTTGGGCACAAAGACAGTTACAGAAAACTACGAGAGGACGGAAACCCACGGCAACAGGATTTACTCTTCGACCACCTCCACCGTTGTCACCACTCAGCCGGAAACCAAAACGTCTATCACAGATCTCAAGCCAGCTTTGCATCAGCTCGCTACATACCCGGAGGTTCTGCTGCCTGTTAACCAAAATCCATAA